The genomic interval CGTCTGCAGCACCAGGCGCTCCACGTGCCCCGCCAGCTCCGTCGCTTCCGTCTCCAGCTCGCGCTCGACCTCGGCGTCGGATTCGTGCTCGAGCAGCTCCGCCAGCTCGCGCGCGTGATCGACCCGCTGCCGGACCTCCTGGTAGGGCTGGGTCCAGCGCTTCAGCGACTTCACCTCGTCGACGGTCTTGCGGGCGGACTCGGCCTTGTCCCAGAAGCCGGGCTGGGACATCGCCCCTTCCAGGGCGGAAAGACGGGCTACCTTGGCATCGACGTCAAAGATAGCCCCTGAGTTCGATGAGGCGTTGATCCAAGTCGCGGAGCGTATCTCGGACAGGCGTCGCGATCATTCCGTGGCAGTCCTCGGTTGAGTAACGTGAGGAAAGATAAGGGGTTACGGCCTGTGGCGCCAGTAGTGCTTGGGCTCCGCCCCGAGCAGCAAGCGGCGCACCTTCTCCCTCTGGCGGAGCAGCACGAGCAGGCAGACCGGGGCCGCGGCGCCCCCGTACGCCCAGCCCGCCAGCACGCCGACGAGCAGCGGGAGAACGGCGGTGGCGACGAGGGTCCCGAGGACGATGTAGCCCGACAGGGCGTATCCGATGCCCCAAACGACGCCCCACACGGGCACCGACAGCGGGGTGATCACGGAGAGCGCCCCCGCGGCCGCGGCGAGGCCCTTCCCGCCCTTGCCGCGCAGCCAGACCGGGTAGTTGTGGCCCGCGACCACCATCGTGGCCACCAGCGCCTGGGTGGCGGGACCAGCCCCGTCCCCCGCGAGCAGCACGGCCAGGACGCCCTTGGCGACGTCCAGGATCAGCACCACGACGCCGACCCAGCCCAGGCCGGTGGCCCGGAACGCATTGAGGGCTCCGACGCTGCCGCTCTCCACGGCGCGCAGGTCGGGGCCCTTTGCCCATCGGACCACCAGGTACGCACTCGGCAGCGAGCCCAACAGGTAGGCCGCCACCGCGAGCGCGAGATAACGCATCAGAAGATCCGCTGGCCCCCGGCGAGGATCTCGTTGAGGGCGTCCTGGAAGTGGTTGGTGGTGTTGGCCACGTCTTCGCCGACCTGGAGCACGTACTCCTCGTAGCTCTTCTTGATCTCCTCGCGGAAGATGTCCTTCAGCGTCCCGTCCTTGAGCCCCTGGGCGCGCTTGGCCGGGTGGTAGGAGACCATATCGGAGATGAGGGCGCGTGCCAGGCGCCGGGCCTTGACCTGCGGGTCCTGCACCAGGAACGGGTTGACGATCCTCCCCGGCGTGCCGGGAACCGTCGCGCGACCGGGCGGCGGGATGACGATGGCCGGCGTGGGCATCGTGACCGCCTGGTCCGGCGAGGGCGCCGCCCGCGGCGGCGCGGCCGCCGGGGGCGGGACCGCCACCGGCCGTGCCGGAGGCGCGAACGGGGCGACGGGCGGCGAGGCCGGGGCCGCGGAGCCGCCCGCAGGCGTGGGCCGGGACGGTGCTACGACGGGCGGCCGGACGCCGGGCGCGAACGGCGCGAGTGGCCTGGCGGACGGCGCGGCAGGAGGTGCGGTGAACGGGCGGGTGGCGCGAGCAGGCTCGGGGGGCGCTTCCTCGGCGGCGGGCGGCTCGGGAAGGACCTCGGCCTCGGCGGCGGGCGCGGGAGGAATCTCGGCCTCGGTGAACGCCGCGGGCGGAGCTTCCTCGTCGATCGCGATGAAGGAGCCCGAGCCGACCTCGATCTCGGCGAAGGCGGCGGCCAGGGGCGTGGGCGCCGCCACCGGCCCCGAAACCCTGGCGGGCGCCGGCGGCGGCGCGGGAGGCGCCGTGCGCTCGGGCGCCGCGCCTGCCGGGGCGGGAGCGGGGGCCTCCGACGGGGCCGCGATCGCCTCGCCCGCCGCACCCACCGCGAACACGGTCCGGCAGACCGAGCAACGCGCCCGCACCCCGCCCGCCGGCACTTTCGCCGGATCCACCCGAAACACGGTCTGACAGCTCGGACACGTCGCGTTCATCGCTATCGGCCCTCGCCAGTATCCGGGTCGTGCCTCCGATCGAACACGAACACCGATCCGGGCAGCGTCTTCGCGTAGCTCTTCATCTCGGTCGCCAGCTCGCTCACCTGCGCGGGGTGCGAGAAGTGGCGCCGCTCGTTGGTGACGATGCCGATCGACAGCGTCATGAACGGCACCCGGTGCAGCGTCCCCCGCCGATCCTTCCCGAAGAAGTACCCCGCCCGGCGGTCCTGGTCCGAGTACTGGAACGGGATCAGGAGGTCGAAGACCGTGATGATCTCGCTGCAGCAGGGCGCCGCGGCCTCGAGCGGCAGCACCAGGATGAAGTCGTCACCGCCGATGTGTCCGACGAACCCGTTCGCCCCGCACAGGCCGCGCACGACGTCGTGGAGAATCCGGGACAGCAGGAAGATGACCCGGTCGCCGTCGTAGTACGAGTACCGGTCGTTGAACTCCTTGAAGTGGTCCAGGTCCGCGTAGCAGACGGCGAACAGGCCGCCCGCGTCCATGTACCGCTTGATCTCCCGCTCGATCTCGTTCGTCCCCGGCAGCCGCGTGGACGGATGGACGCTGACGTTCCGTTCCGTGCGGGTGAGCAGGACGTCGAGCCGCGACCGCTGCTCCTCGGGCTCGAAGATCGGCGTGAGCACCTCGTCGGCCCCGGCCCGGAACGCGTCGTGCACGCCGCTGGCCGAATGCCGGTCGGCGAGGAAGGCGACGGGCACGATGGCCGTGTAGGGATCGGCCTTGAGCCGCTCGCACAACGCGCGGCCGGTTTCGGCCGCGCCGTCGGCGTCCACCAGCACCAGCGCCGGCAGCGAGCGAAGCGCCATCGCCTCGATTTGCGCAGGGTCGCCCACCGC from Gemmatimonadales bacterium carries:
- a CDS encoding diguanylate cyclase, producing MSAWIAGKGFPAVAVGDPAQIEAMALRSLPALVLVDADGAAETGRALCERLKADPYTAIVPVAFLADRHSASGVHDAFRAGADEVLTPIFEPEEQRSRLDVLLTRTERNVSVHPSTRLPGTNEIEREIKRYMDAGGLFAVCYADLDHFKEFNDRYSYYDGDRVIFLLSRILHDVVRGLCGANGFVGHIGGDDFILVLPLEAAAPCCSEIITVFDLLIPFQYSDQDRRAGYFFGKDRRGTLHRVPFMTLSIGIVTNERRHFSHPAQVSELATEMKSYAKTLPGSVFVFDRRHDPDTGEGR
- a CDS encoding zinc-ribbon domain-containing protein; the protein is MNATCPSCQTVFRVDPAKVPAGGVRARCSVCRTVFAVGAAGEAIAAPSEAPAPAPAGAAPERTAPPAPPPAPARVSGPVAAPTPLAAAFAEIEVGSGSFIAIDEEAPPAAFTEAEIPPAPAAEAEVLPEPPAAEEAPPEPARATRPFTAPPAAPSARPLAPFAPGVRPPVVAPSRPTPAGGSAAPASPPVAPFAPPARPVAVPPPAAAPPRAAPSPDQAVTMPTPAIVIPPPGRATVPGTPGRIVNPFLVQDPQVKARRLARALISDMVSYHPAKRAQGLKDGTLKDIFREEIKKSYEEYVLQVGEDVANTTNHFQDALNEILAGGQRIF
- a CDS encoding glycerol-3-phosphate acyltransferase; the encoded protein is MRYLALAVAAYLLGSLPSAYLVVRWAKGPDLRAVESGSVGALNAFRATGLGWVGVVVLILDVAKGVLAVLLAGDGAGPATQALVATMVVAGHNYPVWLRGKGGKGLAAAAGALSVITPLSVPVWGVVWGIGYALSGYIVLGTLVATAVLPLLVGVLAGWAYGGAAAPVCLLVLLRQREKVRRLLLGAEPKHYWRHRP